One Orrella dioscoreae genomic window carries:
- a CDS encoding DEAD/DEAH box helicase: protein MTQANTPSTEAAATAVATFADCGLHPDLQKAVAETGYTVPTPIQAQAIPVVMNGRDVMGAAQTGTGKTAAFTLPILHRLMPLANNSMSPARHPVRALILAPTRELADQVADNARKYSLHSPLRTAVVFGGVDIGPQKLALRNGCEVLIATPGRLLDHVEQRNVNLGQVGILVLDEADRMLDMGFLPDLERIIRLLPQQRQTLLFSATFSNEIRKLARSYLHDPVEIAVAGRNATADTVTQIAYPLAPEAKRAAVVHLVKSRGLKQVIVFSNTKIGTGRLARELERDGVRAESIHGDKTQGDRMKALEAFKAGELEVLVATDVAARGLDVAGVPCVINYDLPYSAEDYVHRIGRTGRAGASGEAIALFSPNEEKLLVEIEKLIKRPVPRGSLDLPVEASSRSRHDSRGEGRGSRPERSERPERGASRSAGSGRGSSAPRQPVDEFFSKPYEPSAAPSGDSQASAPAANPSRAPARRALGVLLGGGPRKSDE from the coding sequence ATGACGCAAGCAAATACTCCCTCCACCGAGGCGGCCGCAACGGCTGTCGCCACGTTCGCCGATTGCGGCCTGCATCCCGACCTGCAGAAGGCCGTGGCCGAAACCGGTTATACCGTGCCGACGCCCATCCAGGCGCAGGCAATCCCGGTGGTCATGAATGGCCGCGACGTCATGGGCGCCGCCCAGACGGGCACGGGCAAGACGGCTGCCTTCACGCTGCCCATCCTGCACCGCCTGATGCCGTTGGCCAACAACAGCATGTCGCCGGCGCGCCACCCGGTGCGCGCGCTGATCCTGGCGCCCACCCGCGAACTGGCCGACCAGGTTGCCGACAACGCCCGCAAATACAGCCTGCACTCGCCGCTGCGCACCGCCGTGGTGTTCGGCGGCGTGGACATCGGTCCGCAGAAGCTTGCGCTGCGTAACGGTTGCGAAGTCCTGATCGCCACGCCGGGCCGCCTGCTGGATCACGTCGAGCAGCGCAACGTGAACCTCGGCCAGGTCGGCATCCTGGTGCTGGACGAAGCCGATCGCATGCTGGACATGGGTTTCCTGCCCGACCTCGAACGCATCATCCGCCTGCTGCCGCAGCAGCGCCAGACGCTGCTTTTCTCGGCCACCTTCAGCAACGAAATCCGCAAGCTCGCGCGCTCCTACCTGCATGACCCGGTCGAGATCGCGGTGGCGGGCCGCAACGCCACGGCCGACACGGTCACGCAGATCGCCTATCCGCTGGCGCCCGAAGCCAAGCGTGCCGCGGTCGTGCACCTGGTCAAGTCGCGCGGCCTGAAGCAGGTCATCGTGTTCTCGAACACCAAGATCGGCACGGGCCGCCTGGCGCGCGAACTCGAACGCGACGGCGTGCGCGCCGAATCCATCCACGGCGACAAGACCCAGGGCGACCGCATGAAGGCGCTGGAAGCCTTCAAGGCCGGCGAGCTGGAAGTGCTGGTGGCCACCGACGTGGCCGCGCGCGGCCTGGACGTCGCCGGCGTGCCTTGCGTCATCAACTACGACCTGCCTTACAGCGCGGAAGACTACGTGCACCGTATCGGCCGCACGGGCCGTGCCGGCGCGTCGGGCGAAGCCATCGCACTCTTCAGCCCCAACGAGGAAAAGCTGCTGGTCGAGATCGAGAAGCTGATCAAGCGGCCGGTGCCGCGCGGTTCGCTGGATCTGCCGGTCGAAGCGTCCTCGCGTTCGCGCCATGACAGCCGTGGCGAGGGGCGCGGTTCGCGCCCGGAACGGTCCGAGCGTCCGGAACGGGGCGCGTCGCGCAGCGCAGGCAGCGGCCGTGGGTCGTCGGCGCCGCGCCAACCCGTGGACGAATTCTTCTCCAAGCCTTATGAACCCTCGGCCGCCCCGTCGGGCGACAGCCAGGCGTCGGCACCCGCCGCCAACCCGTCGCGCGCGCCTGCGCGTCGTGCCCTGGGCGTGTTGCTGGGCGGCGGCCCGCGCAAGTCGGACGAGTGA
- a CDS encoding AzlD domain-containing protein, with the protein MTLGLWPSEWYVYGAIALLTVCSLITRAGYMLLGDYLPLPDGVRRALRYAPAAALTAIIVPDFLPWHAGTGPSFDVKLVAGLAGIAVFLRTRSAVLVIVAGMTVLWVLRGVLGLFGA; encoded by the coding sequence ATGACCCTGGGGCTTTGGCCGTCGGAATGGTACGTCTACGGCGCCATTGCGCTGCTGACCGTCTGCAGCCTCATCACCCGCGCCGGCTACATGCTGCTGGGTGATTACCTGCCGCTGCCCGACGGCGTGCGGCGTGCGCTGCGCTATGCGCCCGCCGCGGCATTGACCGCCATCATCGTGCCCGATTTCCTGCCCTGGCATGCCGGCACGGGTCCCAGTTTCGACGTCAAGCTGGTCGCCGGCCTGGCCGGCATCGCCGTCTTCCTGCGCACGCGCAGCGCGGTCCTGGTCATCGTGGCCGGCATGACCGTATTGTGGGTGTTACGGGGCGTCCTGGGGCTCTTCGGCGCCTGA
- a CDS encoding phasin family protein, whose product MSAIPQQVLNNHKAAVDTLVAYQSTLFSGFEKLVDLNLKVLRASLEEAAQTSQQVTELKDGQDAVAFSSALVQPGAEKALAYSKHVYDIVAGVQNELVQLTDERIAAGQKNLTDAVEQLSKNAPAGSESAVALLKSSLATANSTYDSISKAAKQAAEVAETNLNAAANATFKAASDAADVATKAAPRSRRAA is encoded by the coding sequence ATGAGCGCCATTCCGCAACAAGTCCTGAACAACCACAAGGCTGCCGTCGACACGCTGGTCGCCTACCAAAGCACCCTGTTTTCCGGCTTCGAAAAGCTGGTCGACCTGAACCTGAAGGTCCTGCGCGCTTCGCTGGAAGAAGCCGCCCAGACCTCGCAACAGGTCACCGAACTGAAGGACGGCCAAGACGCTGTCGCGTTCTCCAGCGCCCTGGTGCAGCCCGGCGCCGAAAAGGCCCTGGCCTACAGCAAGCACGTTTACGACATCGTCGCCGGTGTGCAGAACGAGCTGGTCCAGCTGACCGACGAGCGCATCGCCGCCGGCCAGAAGAACCTGACCGACGCCGTCGAGCAACTGTCGAAGAACGCCCCGGCCGGCTCGGAAAGCGCCGTTGCCCTGCTGAAGTCCTCGCTGGCCACCGCCAACAGCACCTACGACTCGATCAGCAAGGCTGCCAAGCAAGCCGCCGAAGTTGCCGAAACCAACCTGAATGCCGCCGCCAACGCGACCTTCAAGGCCGCATCGGATGCCGCCGATGTCGCCACCAAGGCCGCTCCCCGCAGCCGTCGCGCCGCCTGA
- a CDS encoding tripartite tricarboxylate transporter substrate-binding protein, which produces MQHTPRNLSARLATAALLVSSVFAGAAHAAEFPTKAINMVVPFAAGGPTDNVARSLAEAMRPALGQTVVVENKGGAGGTIGTANVARAAPDGYTILLMHIGFSTAPSLYKNPNYDAFKSFEPIGLVVDVPMTIIARSDFPPNNVTELVDYVKKNKDKVSLANAGIGAASHLCGTMLNSALGVDLLTVPYGGTAPAMNDLLGKQVDLLCDQTTNTTQHITGKKVKAYAVTSLQRVPTLPDLPTMDESGFKGFQVGIWHGMWVPKNTPQPVVDKLVSALQKGLADPKFQERMRGLGAEVLAEQANPKALTDKVAQQVPQWAELFKKAGVQAQ; this is translated from the coding sequence ATGCAACACACCCCGCGCAACCTGTCGGCCCGGCTCGCAACCGCCGCCCTGCTGGTCTCCAGCGTCTTCGCTGGCGCTGCCCATGCGGCCGAGTTCCCGACCAAGGCCATCAACATGGTCGTTCCGTTCGCCGCTGGCGGCCCCACCGACAACGTCGCGCGCTCGCTGGCCGAAGCCATGCGACCCGCCCTGGGCCAGACCGTCGTGGTCGAGAACAAGGGTGGCGCGGGCGGCACGATCGGCACGGCCAACGTCGCGCGCGCCGCGCCTGACGGCTACACGATCCTGCTGATGCACATCGGCTTCTCGACGGCGCCCTCGCTGTACAAGAACCCCAACTACGACGCCTTCAAGAGCTTCGAGCCCATCGGCCTGGTGGTCGACGTGCCGATGACCATCATCGCGCGCTCGGACTTCCCGCCCAACAACGTCACCGAGCTGGTCGACTACGTCAAGAAGAACAAGGACAAGGTCTCGCTGGCCAACGCCGGCATCGGCGCGGCCAGCCACCTGTGCGGCACGATGCTCAACAGCGCGCTGGGCGTGGACCTGCTGACCGTTCCCTATGGCGGCACCGCGCCGGCCATGAACGACCTGCTGGGCAAGCAGGTCGACCTGCTGTGCGACCAGACCACCAACACGACCCAGCACATCACGGGCAAGAAGGTGAAGGCCTACGCCGTCACCAGCCTGCAACGCGTGCCGACCCTGCCCGACCTGCCCACCATGGACGAGTCCGGCTTCAAGGGCTTCCAGGTCGGTATCTGGCATGGCATGTGGGTGCCGAAGAACACGCCGCAACCGGTGGTCGACAAGCTGGTCAGCGCGCTGCAGAAGGGCCTGGCCGACCCGAAGTTCCAGGAACGCATGCGCGGTCTGGGCGCCGAGGTGCTGGCCGAACAGGCCAATCCCAAGGCCCTGACCGACAAGGTGGCGCAGCAGGTGCCGCAGTGGGCTGAGCTGTTCAAGAAGGCAGGGGTGCAGGCCCAGTAA
- a CDS encoding IclR family transcriptional regulator, with the protein MTRVSVFPAADSSNAAGDGAPAIAIQVLERAMKLLDALAAQSDPVPLKELSLSTGLHPSTAHRILNDLVIGRYVERVDSGLYQLGMRLLELGSLVKGRLDVREAAIGAMRALHKLTGQTINLSVQQGDEIMYIDRAWSERSGMQVVRAIGGRAPLHLTSTGKLFLSAIEPRQVRAYALRTGLAGHTRNSLTDLERLERELALVRRHGYARDNEELELGVRCIAAGIYDDAGKLVAGLSISAPADRLQDEWISSLVQTAAGISESLGYEVGSSPKR; encoded by the coding sequence ATGACGCGCGTATCCGTATTTCCTGCCGCCGATTCCTCCAACGCCGCTGGCGATGGCGCGCCCGCGATCGCCATCCAGGTGCTCGAGCGGGCCATGAAGCTGCTGGACGCGCTGGCCGCGCAGTCCGATCCGGTGCCGCTGAAGGAGCTGTCCCTGTCCACGGGTTTGCATCCCTCCACCGCCCACCGCATCCTGAATGACCTGGTCATCGGCCGTTATGTCGAGCGGGTGGACAGCGGCCTGTACCAACTGGGCATGCGCCTGCTTGAACTCGGGTCGCTGGTGAAGGGCCGCCTGGATGTGCGCGAGGCCGCCATCGGCGCGATGCGCGCCCTGCACAAGTTGACGGGCCAGACGATCAACCTGTCGGTGCAGCAGGGCGACGAAATCATGTATATCGACCGTGCCTGGAGCGAGCGCTCCGGCATGCAGGTGGTGCGCGCCATCGGCGGGCGCGCGCCGCTGCACCTGACTTCCACCGGCAAGCTCTTCTTGTCGGCGATCGAGCCGCGCCAGGTGCGCGCCTATGCCTTGCGCACCGGCCTGGCCGGCCACACCCGCAACAGCCTTACCGACCTGGAACGTCTCGAGCGCGAACTGGCGCTGGTGCGCCGGCATGGCTATGCCCGCGACAACGAGGAGCTGGAGCTGGGCGTGCGCTGCATCGCCGCCGGCATCTATGACGATGCCGGCAAGCTGGTGGCAGGCCTGTCGATCTCCGCCCCCGCCGACCGCCTGCAGGACGAATGGATCAGCAGCCTGGTCCAGACCGCCGCAGGGATATCCGAGTCGCTGGGCTACGAGGTGGGTTCCTCCCCGAAGCGCTGA
- a CDS encoding thioredoxin family protein gives MPVYTPVSAPAATLAAADAPPSLVVCYCAEWCGTCREYLPPFEALSARHPEYRFAWVDIEEHPELLGDEDVENFPTVLVVREGTPLFYGTLLPHIGHLERLLQAGTPMQSGQPLPDIDALVRSLPAPQDLAGA, from the coding sequence ATGCCCGTCTACACGCCTGTCTCCGCCCCCGCCGCCACGCTGGCCGCGGCGGATGCGCCCCCCTCGCTGGTGGTCTGTTATTGCGCCGAATGGTGCGGCACCTGCCGCGAGTACCTGCCGCCTTTCGAGGCCTTGTCGGCGCGCCATCCCGAGTACCGCTTCGCCTGGGTCGACATCGAGGAACACCCCGAACTGCTGGGTGACGAGGATGTCGAGAATTTCCCGACCGTGCTGGTCGTGCGCGAAGGCACGCCGCTCTTCTATGGCACGCTGCTGCCGCACATCGGCCACCTGGAACGGCTGCTTCAGGCCGGCACGCCCATGCAGTCCGGCCAGCCCCTGCCCGACATCGACGCGCTGGTGCGCAGCCTGCCCGCGCCGCAAGATCTGGCTGGCGCCTGA
- a CDS encoding EI24 domain-containing protein, giving the protein MTRHIDLSQPSPRSAGFAGVGRAFKRAAVSQCHPRMLFALLLPFLVMFFGAILLLWLFWTPLTGWLAAEAARWDTLNRVDEWLLAVGVFSIKIWLVPLLACAILLPCAGALGLVVAAIVVMPLVLRHIVPRDYPGIAKRGRHTLAIGLWNAVWVMAVFALGWLLTLPLWLFPPMALLLSVFWWAFAFTLILRVDALADHASPEERRLLLKRHSLGFWAVGGICSLINLLPPAWIVLPVFSSLVFAHFGLDALTRLRQESGDTVILEPPRLP; this is encoded by the coding sequence ATGACTCGTCACATTGATCTCTCTCAGCCTTCGCCGCGATCCGCTGGATTCGCGGGCGTGGGACGCGCCTTCAAGCGCGCCGCGGTCTCGCAGTGCCATCCGCGCATGCTGTTCGCGCTGCTGCTGCCTTTCCTCGTGATGTTTTTCGGCGCCATCCTGCTGCTGTGGCTGTTCTGGACGCCCCTGACCGGATGGCTGGCCGCCGAGGCCGCCCGCTGGGACACCCTGAACCGGGTCGACGAGTGGCTGCTGGCCGTGGGGGTCTTCTCCATCAAGATATGGCTGGTGCCCTTGCTGGCATGCGCCATCCTGCTGCCTTGCGCGGGGGCGCTGGGCCTGGTGGTGGCCGCCATCGTCGTCATGCCGCTGGTGCTGCGTCACATCGTGCCGCGCGACTATCCGGGCATCGCCAAGCGGGGGCGCCACACCCTGGCCATCGGCCTCTGGAACGCCGTGTGGGTCATGGCGGTGTTCGCCCTGGGGTGGCTGTTGACGCTGCCGCTGTGGCTTTTCCCGCCCATGGCGCTGTTGTTGTCCGTCTTCTGGTGGGCCTTCGCCTTCACGCTGATCCTGCGCGTGGATGCCCTGGCCGACCACGCGTCCCCCGAAGAGCGGCGCCTGCTGCTCAAGCGCCACAGCCTGGGCTTCTGGGCCGTGGGGGGCATCTGCTCGCTGATCAACCTGCTGCCACCGGCCTGGATCGTGCTGCCGGTCTTCTCGTCGCTGGTCTTTGCCCATTTCGGGCTGGACGCCCTGACGCGCCTGCGCCAGGAGTCCGGCGACACCGTCATCCTGGAGCCCCCACGCCTGCCATGA
- a CDS encoding competence/damage-inducible protein A, translated as MSHTPATPRIGLIIVGDEILSGRRQDKHFSQIVQFLSARGLQLAWAQFLGDDRARLVEAYRRSFASGDIVFSCGGIGGTPDDHTRQAAAAALDLPLALHPEAEALIAQRCAELAQQGQGSADMSLPENQQRLQMGVFPEGSEIVPNPYNRIPGFFIREHTFVPGFPVMAWPMIEWTLDHRYGALHHQHVRAEHSFVVFGLPESRITPAMEAVEQRWPGVRAFSLPSVGNGRAHIDLGVKGEPAAAEAAIAFLRDEALRLGGELASQATTVSGPRP; from the coding sequence ATGAGCCACACTCCCGCCACGCCTCGCATCGGCCTCATCATCGTCGGTGACGAGATCCTGTCCGGACGCCGCCAGGACAAGCATTTCTCGCAGATCGTGCAGTTCCTGAGCGCGCGCGGCCTGCAACTGGCCTGGGCGCAATTCCTGGGCGACGACCGCGCGCGCCTCGTCGAGGCCTATCGCCGCAGCTTCGCCAGCGGCGACATCGTGTTTTCCTGCGGCGGCATCGGCGGCACGCCCGACGACCACACCCGCCAGGCCGCTGCGGCGGCGTTGGACCTGCCCCTGGCGCTGCACCCAGAGGCCGAGGCGTTGATCGCCCAGCGTTGCGCGGAACTGGCGCAGCAAGGTCAGGGTTCGGCCGACATGAGCCTGCCTGAGAACCAGCAGCGGCTGCAGATGGGCGTCTTTCCCGAGGGCAGCGAGATCGTGCCCAATCCCTATAACCGCATTCCCGGGTTCTTCATCCGCGAGCACACCTTCGTGCCCGGCTTCCCGGTCATGGCCTGGCCCATGATCGAATGGACGCTCGACCACCGCTATGGCGCGCTGCATCATCAGCACGTCCGTGCCGAGCACTCCTTCGTGGTGTTCGGCCTGCCCGAGTCCCGCATCACGCCGGCCATGGAGGCCGTGGAGCAGCGCTGGCCGGGCGTGCGCGCGTTCAGCCTGCCCAGCGTGGGCAACGGCCGTGCCCATATCGACCTGGGCGTGAAGGGGGAACCGGCGGCGGCCGAGGCCGCCATCGCCTTTCTGCGCGACGAAGCCTTGCGGCTGGGGGGCGAGCTGGCCAGCCAGGCGACGACGGTTTCCGGCCCTCGACCCTGA